In Phosphitispora fastidiosa, the DNA window GAGATAATCGAGCCGGGCGCAATCCGGCGGCAGCGGCGGCGTGGTCGCTTCGATCTCGTCCTCGAGCAAGGCCTGCTCGTCGAGCGTGTCGACAAGTTTCATGGTAGAAACGCGGTGTTGCGCCTCAACGAGACGCCAGCAGGCGCCGTGCCGGTCGCGCGCCTCAGATCGGAGCGCGTCGGGCGTCCAGATAGGCAAGTACATGGGCGAGACCGTCAATGGTTTTGATGCGGTTGAGCGGCTTGCCCCCCA includes these proteins:
- a CDS encoding antitoxin Xre/MbcA/ParS toxin-binding domain-containing protein, which encodes GGKPLNRIKTIDGLAHVLAYLDARRAPI